The Maridesulfovibrio zosterae DSM 11974 genome contains a region encoding:
- a CDS encoding response regulator: MNSVKVGSNSALQKSVETEKTLKILLAEDCENNVLLVQLYLKKFPYTIDVAANGNIAVEKFKDDKYDIVLMDIEMPFTDGYEATGRIRTYEESNNLDKTPIIAVTAHALPENEKQAYSVGCDYFLTKPVRKADLVDIIHKYTRN; the protein is encoded by the coding sequence ATGAATAGTGTAAAAGTTGGTAGCAATTCCGCTTTGCAAAAAAGCGTTGAAACTGAGAAAACTTTGAAAATTTTATTAGCTGAAGATTGTGAAAATAATGTTCTCTTAGTGCAGCTGTATCTGAAAAAATTTCCTTATACCATTGATGTTGCCGCGAATGGCAACATCGCGGTAGAAAAGTTTAAGGATGATAAGTATGATATAGTACTTATGGATATTGAAATGCCTTTTACGGATGGTTACGAAGCTACGGGACGTATCCGTACTTACGAAGAGAGTAATAATCTTGATAAGACTCCCATCATAGCTGTAACGGCCCATGCTTTGCCTGAAAATGAAAAGCAGGCTTATTCTGTAGGCTGTGACTATTTTTTAACCAAGCCGGTTAGAAAAGCCGACTTGGTTGATATCATACATAAGTATACACGAAATTGA
- a CDS encoding D-2-hydroxyacid dehydrogenase translates to MKITILDGYTVNPGDNPWTELEKLGELTVYDRTDQNQIVERSINAEIIMTNKTVITENIISSLPNLKYIVVLATGYNAVNINAATACGITVSNIPSYSPPSVAQHVFAMLLGFANQVSLHDHAVKNGEWAAQNDFCFWKTALFELKDKKIGIVGFGDIGQKVGIIANAFGMEVMAYAPRPKSTPDYSPFKFCSREELFRESDVVSLHCPLTDDNKGFIDKALISSMKSTAIIINTARGPLINEKDLAEALTNRVIAGAALDVVENEPMLPGNPLAGAPNLIITPHIAWATLEARSRLSAIAVQNVTAFQNGSPINVVNNL, encoded by the coding sequence ATGAAGATAACTATATTAGATGGATACACTGTAAATCCTGGTGATAATCCATGGACGGAACTTGAAAAACTAGGCGAGCTTACAGTCTATGACCGGACAGACCAGAATCAAATAGTTGAGCGTTCCATAAATGCTGAAATTATTATGACTAATAAAACAGTAATAACTGAGAATATCATAAGTTCTCTTCCAAATTTAAAGTACATAGTGGTACTTGCAACAGGATACAATGCTGTAAATATAAATGCCGCGACAGCATGCGGTATCACTGTTTCAAACATCCCGTCTTATTCGCCGCCATCCGTTGCCCAACATGTTTTTGCTATGCTTCTTGGTTTTGCAAACCAAGTAAGCCTTCATGATCATGCAGTCAAAAATGGGGAATGGGCCGCTCAAAATGATTTTTGTTTCTGGAAAACTGCACTTTTTGAGCTGAAAGATAAAAAAATAGGAATTGTCGGTTTCGGAGATATCGGTCAAAAAGTGGGGATAATTGCTAATGCTTTTGGAATGGAAGTCATGGCATATGCCCCGAGACCTAAATCGACTCCAGATTACAGCCCGTTCAAATTTTGCAGCAGGGAAGAACTTTTCAGAGAATCAGATGTCGTTTCCCTACACTGCCCTCTTACTGACGACAATAAAGGTTTTATTGACAAGGCGCTCATTTCCAGCATGAAATCAACTGCAATTATTATCAACACGGCCCGCGGACCGCTTATTAATGAAAAAGACCTAGCCGAAGCCCTAACAAACAGAGTTATTGCCGGAGCAGCTCTTGATGTCGTGGAAAATGAACCTATGCTACCGGGAAATCCTTTAGCAGGAGCACCTAATCTGATCATCACCCCGCACATAGCATGGGCAACTCTGGAAGCTCGTTCGAGACTTAGTGCAATAGCTGTTCAAAACGTAACTGCTTTCCAAAATGGATCGCCAATAAACGTGGTAAACAATCTATAA